The DNA segment GACCTTTTAAATTGATTGGCGAAAAATCTTTTATAAAAAACTGTAAGCCATTTTTTGATTATTTCATCTGAGTACAATTCTTTAAAAGCATATTTTGCAAGTCTGAATATTTTTTTAGGACCAAATCCAAAGCGCACTGCATAATACAAGAAAAAGTCATGAAGCTCATACGGTCCAATAATCTCTTCAGTCTTTTGAGATATTTTATCAGAATCTGACGGAATTAATTCGGGACTTATAGGTGTGTTTAAAATATCTTTTAGTACCTCAGATTTTTTAGTGCCTTCAGATTTCGTAGCTTCAAACCAAACAAGATGCCTTACTAAGGTTTTGGGTATCGAACAGTTAACCCCATACATTGACATATGATCTCCACCGTATGTCGTAAAGCCTAAAGCAAGTTCGGACAAATCACCTGTTCCAACCATAAGCGCATTGATGTTATTGGCAATGTCCATTAAAATTTGCGTTCTTTCACGGGCTTGAGCATTTTCATAAGCCAAGCCAAAGTTATTAATATCATTTCCTATATCGTCCATATGCTGTTCTATAGCTTTTTTTATAGGAATTTCCAAAAATGTTATACCCTCTAATGTCGCTAAAAGTCTGGAGTTATTTTTGGTACGTGAAGAATTGGCAACAGAAGGCATAGAAACCGCAATAATATCCTTTTTATCTAGTCCCATTATTTCAAACGCTTTTATTGAGACTATTAACGCAAGAGTTGAGTCAAGACCGCCTGACAAGCCTATAATGACTTTTTTTATTCCGGTTGCCTGAAGCCGCGTAACAAGTCCGTATGCCTGAATATTGAGTATAGTTTCGCATCGTTTGGATATTTCGGCTTGGTCTTTAGGAATAAAAGGATTTTGAGATATTTCTCGTGTTAGTTCTGTATGTTTTTTTTTTAGAAAAAACGGAATTTTCTTAATGTCAGTGTCATCTTTTATAAACTTCATTCTAAGCCTTTCATTGCTTAGTTTATCAATGTCAATTTCAGTAACAGTAAGTCCTGTATAAAAAAGAGATGATTCTTGTAAGATTGTGCCATTTTCGGCTATTATATTATGACCTGCAAAAACCATATCTGTTGATGATTCTCCGCTGCCTGCATCCGAATAAATATAACCGCAAACACCTCTTCCTGATTGAGAAGCAACAAGAAGTTTGCGATAATCTGCCTTGCCTATTATTTCATTTGAAGCGGAAAGATTAGCAATTATTGTAGCCCCTGCTTTTATATACTTAATTGAAGGGGGCTCTATTACCCACAAATCCTCGCAAATTTCAACTCCCAAAGAAAAATTCTTAATCTCGTTATGAACAAAGATTTGCTTATTGCTCAAAAGAACATCTTGACCAAATATATTGACAGTACAATCTATTTCGCCGCCTGTAAAATAACGAAGCTCATAAAATTCAGCATAATTAGGAATGTGTTTTTTGGGTACCAAACCTAATAATTTGCCTTGTGAAATTACAGCTGCGCAATTATACAGTTTTTCATCAAAAGCTATAGGCAATCCTATACATATAATCATTTCGGCATTTTGAGATGCCTCAATGATTTTTTCCAAAGACTGTTTTGCACTTTCTTGCAACGCTTGTTGCAAAAACAGATCTCCACAGGTATAACCTGTAATGCAAAGCTCAGGAAAAACAACAATGTCAACTCCTAAGTTTTGAGCTTGATTGATTAATTTTATTATTTCTTCTGTGTTATTAATACAATCAGCAGTAACTATCTTTGGTGTTGCTGCAGCAACTTTTATAAAACCATCATTCATAATAATTATTCTTTATTTTTTATCGTTTAGCTCATTAATTAAAACAGGTGAAAAACCAAGTGCCTGATCAACAGGTAAAGAAAATACTATACCTTTTGATTCTTCATCTTGATTTACCTGATCTAAAATTGCCTTCATAATGTCTGATTTCTTTTCTTGAGACGCTACTATCAAAAGCACTTCTTTTTCTGCATGTAAAGAAATACCAAAAAATTTTGCAGTATCTTCTTTAACAGTTCCATTTCCTGTTAAAATAGTACCGCCGGTAGCACCTGCTTTTTTTGCCGCTGCCATAGCATCATCAGCAAAACCTCTATTAATAATCGTAATAATCAATGCTAATTGAGACATTTGTTGTTCTCCTCTTATAAATTTTCAGTATACTGTTTAAGTTTGTTTAATCCGCCTATACTGTTAACAGGAACAGTAAAAGCTACACCTTGCGCTGGTGTTTCAATACCAAATCTTGTCTTTAATTCTTCAAAAATATCTTTTACTTTTTCATCATTAACAACACTAACAATGATATCTTTTTCACTTTCTCCCAAGCCCAAATATTCCAAAATATCACTATTGGCTGTTCCGCGACCCAAAAATATAACATGGAAATGCAAACCCTTGTCGTCTAGCATATCTGTAATCTTAGAGCCTTTTTTTCGGTCAACGATAATAAAAAGCATATAAAGCTTTAATTTTTCTTCCATACTAATCTCCGATTTCAATAATTTGTTCGTCAAGTTTATTATGCTTTGATTTTTTACGATGTTTTATCTTCTTTGTTCTTGACTTCAGTTTATATATTAAACCAACAAGCTGAATAGTCAATATAGGCGTCATCGCTATAATACCTATTGCGCCTAATCCGTCTTGCATCATATTGCCTCCAACAGCAGTACAAACACCTATCGAAAACGGAACAATAAACGCTCCTGACATCGTACCAGCCGCAACTCCGCCCGAATCAAATGCTATTGACGTAAATATATTAGGCACAAAAAATCCTAATATAATCGCCAACCCAAAACCCGGTATTAAAAAGTACAGAATGTTAATATGATATAAAACTCTTACCATGTTAAGAGCAACTGATATTCCCTCTCCCAAAGCAAGGCTTATAAACATAGTCTTTTTGGGTATTGCTCCGCCTGTAATTTCTTCAACCTGATTATTAAGTATATGAACTGCTGGCTCTGCTAAAATTATAGCTAAACCTATTATAAATCCTATTATAATCAAAATCCAGTTATAATCAATTGCTCCCAAGCTTTCCCCAAAAAACCTTCCTGCGGGAACAAATCCAGCGTTAGCTCCAGTCAAAAACAAAACTATTCCAAAATAGGTATATAGAATACCTACAATTAACTTAACTATTCTACGCTTAGTTATTTTTCTTTTAATTAATTGATATACGGTAAAGAACACCAAAATAGGAATTAAAGATATAAAGACTTCGAGCATGTAAGAAGGCAATTTCATAAAAAATGAACCCAACACGCTCCAAAATCCGCCACCTATTGTTTGAACTACATCTTCCGTATAACCAAAGTCATAGAAAAAACCAAGCAATAAGACAGAAAATATCGGACCTATTGAACATATGCCTATAAGTCCAAAGCTGTCTTCTTCAGTATTTTTAGAACCGCTTATAGAAGCCAAACCTGCTCCAAGCGCCATGATAAACGGAACGGTTATAGGACCTGTAGTCGCACCGCTAGCATCAAATGCAATTGGAATAAAATTTTTATTGGCAAAAATCGTCAATAAAAATATCAACCCATAAGAAATGCTCAGGATATATTTTATTTTTAACTTGAACACAAGTTTTAATAATGCCATTACCAAGAACATTCCAAC comes from the Clostridia bacterium genome and includes:
- a CDS encoding NAD(+) synthase, with protein sequence MNDGFIKVAAATPKIVTADCINNTEEIIKLINQAQNLGVDIVVFPELCITGYTCGDLFLQQALQESAKQSLEKIIEASQNAEMIICIGLPIAFDEKLYNCAAVISQGKLLGLVPKKHIPNYAEFYELRYFTGGEIDCTVNIFGQDVLLSNKQIFVHNEIKNFSLGVEICEDLWVIEPPSIKYIKAGATIIANLSASNEIIGKADYRKLLVASQSGRGVCGYIYSDAGSGESSTDMVFAGHNIIAENGTILQESSLFYTGLTVTEIDIDKLSNERLRMKFIKDDTDIKKIPFFLKKKHTELTREISQNPFIPKDQAEISKRCETILNIQAYGLVTRLQATGIKKVIIGLSGGLDSTLALIVSIKAFEIMGLDKKDIIAVSMPSVANSSRTKNNSRLLATLEGITFLEIPIKKAIEQHMDDIGNDINNFGLAYENAQARERTQILMDIANNINALMVGTGDLSELALGFTTYGGDHMSMYGVNCSIPKTLVRHLVWFEATKSEGTKKSEVLKDILNTPISPELIPSDSDKISQKTEEIIGPYELHDFFLYYAVRFGFGPKKIFRLAKYAFKELYSDEIIKKWLTVFYKRFFANQFKRS
- a CDS encoding P-II family nitrogen regulator, producing the protein MSQLALIITIINRGFADDAMAAAKKAGATGGTILTGNGTVKEDTAKFFGISLHAEKEVLLIVASQEKKSDIMKAILDQVNQDEESKGIVFSLPVDQALGFSPVLINELNDKK
- a CDS encoding DUF1538 domain-containing protein: MKSVIAEKIKETLVSVLPITAIVVLLKVFFVKEMPMDMFYALLIGVFFLCVGFFLFSLGTDMGMLPMGEMLGEGITKINKRTLAILICFLIGILVTVAELDLHVLAMQVTSSSIEVFTFVFVVGFGVGMFLVMALLKLVFKLKIKYILSISYGLIFLLTIFANKNFIPIAFDASGATTGPITVPFIMALGAGLASISGSKNTEEDSFGLIGICSIGPIFSVLLLGFFYDFGYTEDVVQTIGGGFWSVLGSFFMKLPSYMLEVFISLIPILVFFTVYQLIKRKITKRRIVKLIVGILYTYFGIVLFLTGANAGFVPAGRFFGESLGAIDYNWILIIIGFIIGLAIILAEPAVHILNNQVEEITGGAIPKKTMFISLALGEGISVALNMVRVLYHINILYFLIPGFGLAIILGFFVPNIFTSIAFDSGGVAAGTMSGAFIVPFSIGVCTAVGGNMMQDGLGAIGIIAMTPILTIQLVGLIYKLKSRTKKIKHRKKSKHNKLDEQIIEIGD